The following proteins are co-located in the Solanum pennellii chromosome 1, SPENNV200 genome:
- the LOC107020089 gene encoding uncharacterized protein LOC107020089, with the protein MRKKTTENFREYAIRWREQAARVKPPMKESEMIDVFLQAQEPDYFHYLLSAVGKTFAEVIKVGEMVENGIKSGKIVSQAALKATTQVLQNGSGNIGGKKRREDVATIVSAPRTHVLGNSQQHYFPSQAPQYSVPYTPYHVFNAQPIAPPSYPQWRSPTPQNHPPPPQVLQNTIRIPSRPRPQYKKGNGVKDEFTPIGVSYASLFQKLRTLNVLSPIERKMSNPPPRNLDYSQHCAYCSNAPGHNIERCWYLKRAIQDLIDSNRIIVESPSGPNINQDPLPRHTETNMLEMMKGHEEFASPYKPILRVGTGIEKSANVVDLTKMMPLGAENVLEKLSPSNTPILTVKGALEDVWASPSKAKSFVPKGPIKPILIVRGAHIPPVIIRPVSQLPMTNPKAVPWNYEPTVVTYKGKEVAEEIDEVGGITRSGRCYVPMELRKTKNDQIQMKSPVTEGEAEEFLRKMKLSDYSVAVMKILNEAHVPSKVTVSQLEKIAGRIFEVNRITFSDDELPKEGTGHNQGLHITVKCELSYVIRVLIDGGSGANICPLSTLQKLNVSAERVRPNNVCVRAFDGSKTDVIGEIELVLTIGPVDFTVNFQVLDINASYNLLLGRPWVHRAGAVPSTLHQMIKFEYDRQEVIVHGEGDLSFYKESSSPFIKANNENEALVYQAFEVVVIEHVPEGSVISKPNMPIASVMVVNELVKHGFEPGKGLGICLQGRAYPVSLRKSIGSFGLGYQPRVEYKMKAKKKKRDVWSLTKPIQPIYKSFIKARATKSYQSSFPEPVMKVSEEMVNYFQDFFVEVDMVELG; encoded by the exons ATGAGGAAAAAGACCACGGAAAATTTTCGTGAATATGCTATCAGATGGAGGGAACAAGCTGCTAGGGTTAAACCACCGATGAAAGAGTCAGAGATGATTGACGTTTTTCTCCAGGCGCAAGAACCTGATTACTTTCACTATCTGCTTTCTGCCGTAGGGAAGACATTCGCTGAAGTTATTAAGGTAGGGGAAATGGTGGAAAATGGCATCAAGTCTGGAAAGATTGTAAGTCAAGCTGCCTTAAAAGCCACAACACAAGTGCTTCAAAATGGTTCTGGAAATATTGGAGGGAAGAAGAGAAGGGAGGATGTGGCCACTATTGTATCAGCGCCTAGGACTCATGTTCTAGGTAATTCCCAACAACACTATTTTCCTTCCCAAGCTCCACAATATTCTGTCCCATACACTCCATATCATGTCTTTAATGCACAACCAATTGCACCCCCTTCTTATCCACAATGGCGTTCGCCAACTCCACAAAATCATCCACCACCCCCACAAGTTCTTCAAAATACAATTAGAATTCCATCCCGTCCTAGACCACAATACAAAAAGGGAAATGGCGTTAAAGATGAGTTCACTCCTATTGGGGTGTCGTATGCTAGCTTGTTCCAAAAATTAAGGACGTTGAATGTTTTGAGTCCTATTGAGAGAAAGATGTCGAATCCTCCCCCGAGAAATTTGGATTATTCTCAACATTGCGCATATTGTTCTAATGCCCCAGGGCACAACATAGAGAGATGTTGGTATTTGAAAAGGGCCATTCAGGATTTGATCGATTCTAATCGAATTATAGTTGAAAGTCCGAGTGGACCCAACATCAATCAAGATCCATTGCCGAGGCATACTGAAACAAACATGCTGGAAATGATGAAGGGTCATGAAGAGTTTGCATCTCCGTATAAGCCAATCCTTAGGGTTGGAACTGGCATTGAGAAGTCAGCAAATGttgttgatttaacaaaaatgatgCCTTTAGGGGCGGAAAATGTGTTAGAAAAGTTGAGTCCATCAAACACACCCATCTTAACTGTGAAAGGAGCCCTTGAAGATGTTTGGGCAAGCCCGAGTAAGGCAAAATCATTTGTTCCAAAAGGGCCAATCAAGCCTATTTTGATCGTGCGAGGGGCGCATATTCCTCCTGTGATTATCAGGCCAGTATCCCAGCTCCCAATGACTAACCCCAAAGCTGTTCCTTGGAATTATGAGCCTACTGTCGTGACATACAAGGGAAAAGAAGTTGCTGAAGAAATAGATGAAGTAGGAGGAATAACCCGTTCAGGAAGATGTTATGTCCCGATGGAATTAAGGAAAACTAAAAATGACCAAATACAAATGAAGAGTCCGGTCACTGAAGGAGAGGCAGAGGAATTCCTAAGGAAGATGAAACTATCAGACTACTCCGTG gctgtaatgaaaattttgaatgaagcaCATGTTCCTAGTAAAGTTACAGTGAGTCAGTTAGAGAAGATTGCTGGGAGAATATTTGAGGTAAACCGCATCACCTTTTCAGATGATGAACTACCCAAAGAAGGTACAGGACATAACCAAGGCCTACATATCACTGTAAAGTGTGAGCTTTCATATGTCATTCGAGTTCTAATTGATGGAGGATCAGGAGCAAATATTTGTCCTTTATCAACTCTACAGAAATTGAATGTTAGTGCTGAAAGGGTCCGACCCAACAATGTATGTGTTAGAGCTTTTGATGGGTCAAAAACAGATGTTATTGGTGAGATAGAGCTCGTACTAACCATAGGGCCTGTGGATTTCACTGTGAATTTTCAAGTGTTGGATATCAACGCATCCTACAATCTATTGCTGGGGAGGCCATGGGTGCATAGGGCTGGAGCAGTCCCCTCAACGTTGCATCAAATGATTAAGTTTGAATACGACCGACAAGAAGTGATTGTTCATGGTGAGGGGGATTTGTCATTCTACAAAGAATCTTCCTCCCCTTTTATCAAGGCGAATAATGAGAATGAAGCACTGGTTTATCAAGCTTTTGAGGTAGTGGTTATTGAGCATGTCCCCGAGGGGAGTGTCATTTCAAAACCAAATATGCCCATCGCGTCTGTAATGGTGGTGAATGAATTGGTGAAACATGGGTTTGAGCCGGGTAAAGGCTTAGGAATCTGCTTGCAAGGAAGAGCTTATCCTGTGAGTCTACGAAAGAGCATCGGTAGTTTTGGCTTAGGCTACCAACCTAGAGTCGAGTACAAAATGAaggcaaagaagaagaagagagatgtATGGTCACTTACCAAGCCTATACAACCAATCTACAAATCTTTCATCAAAGCCCGCGCAACAAAATCTTATCAATCATCTTTTCCAGAGCCAGTGATGAAAGTAAGCGAAGAAATGGTCAACtattttcaagatttctttGTCGAGGTTGATATGGTGGAACTCGGATAA